A stretch of the Geovibrio thiophilus genome encodes the following:
- the nadN gene encoding NAD nucleotidase, whose protein sequence is MRKWFSSRLKVFFFTLAVLSFVIQGCGGDSSSDSSAGKEHKAVSVKIIHINDHHSHLDQESTTLTIAGSEVEIELGGFARVVSKIKSLSAETPNNIILHAGDAISGTLYYTLFKGAADAAAMNLVNFDAMAVGNHEFDNGDQTLKDFIDLLDFPVISANVKPASGSTLDGSIAPYIIKEINGEKIGIIGLTIKDKTEQSSSPSDNITFIEEKTAVEDTVEDLEELGVNKIILLSHYGYDNVRDLAREVRGIDVIVDGDSHTLLGDFDDLGLAASGSYPTMEASLTGEPVCIVQAWQYSYVVGDLDVAMDKDGRVTSCLGNPVLLVGDILSVSSPTSLFAAAAADNQTIIDAINANPNIEIVDEDTAVTAVISEYSEEVQEMKAMVIGKAGEDLLHNRIPGVTYSGVNLPLGSDIAPIVAKGFLELALRADVCIQNAGGVRISIEGDTDISYDTAYTLLPFANTLFEIEMYGSEIKSVLEDAVDFAVVGASSGAFPYSYGLRYDVNAGNEFGNRILNLEVRDRATDTWSLINENEMYVVVTNSFTASGQDGYTTFKTVQDQRGLGVDTFLDYAMSFVNYVEMETAAGNDIMKLPASEHPIKSYTPAVD, encoded by the coding sequence ATGAGGAAATGGTTTAGCAGCAGGCTTAAGGTGTTTTTTTTCACTTTAGCTGTCCTGTCTTTCGTTATTCAAGGCTGCGGAGGAGATTCAAGCTCAGACAGCAGCGCCGGGAAGGAGCACAAGGCTGTTTCGGTAAAAATCATTCATATTAACGATCACCACTCTCATCTCGATCAGGAATCCACAACTCTCACCATCGCAGGTTCTGAAGTTGAAATTGAGCTTGGCGGGTTTGCCAGAGTTGTATCAAAAATCAAATCCCTCAGTGCTGAAACACCCAACAATATTATTCTCCATGCGGGGGATGCAATATCAGGGACTCTCTATTACACTCTTTTTAAAGGAGCCGCTGATGCCGCTGCTATGAATCTTGTGAATTTTGACGCAATGGCTGTGGGAAATCATGAATTTGACAATGGAGATCAGACACTTAAAGATTTTATCGATCTATTGGACTTTCCCGTAATCAGCGCCAATGTGAAACCGGCATCAGGCAGCACACTCGACGGTTCCATCGCTCCTTATATCATTAAGGAAATAAACGGCGAAAAAATAGGTATAATCGGCTTAACGATCAAGGACAAAACCGAACAATCCTCAAGTCCGAGCGATAACATAACCTTCATTGAAGAAAAAACCGCAGTTGAGGACACAGTCGAAGACCTTGAGGAGCTGGGTGTAAATAAAATAATTCTTCTCAGCCATTACGGATATGACAATGTTCGTGACTTGGCGAGAGAAGTCAGAGGCATCGACGTTATTGTTGACGGAGACTCCCATACGCTTCTCGGCGATTTCGATGATTTAGGACTCGCTGCGTCCGGTTCATACCCCACTATGGAGGCATCTTTGACGGGTGAGCCTGTCTGCATTGTTCAGGCATGGCAGTACAGTTATGTTGTGGGCGATTTAGACGTTGCAATGGACAAGGATGGGCGGGTTACAAGCTGCCTTGGAAATCCGGTGCTTCTCGTCGGCGATATTTTGAGTGTATCAAGTCCTACATCATTGTTCGCAGCTGCTGCTGCCGATAACCAGACCATCATCGACGCAATCAACGCCAATCCCAATATCGAAATTGTTGATGAAGATACAGCTGTGACGGCTGTTATAAGCGAGTATTCCGAAGAAGTTCAGGAAATGAAGGCTATGGTTATAGGCAAAGCCGGTGAGGATCTGCTTCATAACAGGATTCCCGGTGTAACTTATAGCGGCGTAAATCTCCCCCTCGGTTCGGATATAGCTCCGATCGTTGCCAAAGGATTTCTCGAACTGGCTCTCAGAGCTGACGTATGTATTCAAAATGCGGGCGGAGTGAGGATAAGCATAGAAGGAGATACGGATATATCTTATGATACCGCTTATACTCTCCTGCCTTTTGCGAACACCCTTTTTGAAATAGAAATGTACGGTTCGGAAATCAAGTCAGTGCTTGAGGACGCGGTTGATTTTGCTGTAGTCGGAGCCTCTTCCGGAGCATTCCCTTACTCTTACGGACTGAGATATGATGTTAACGCAGGAAATGAATTCGGGAACAGGATACTCAATCTTGAAGTAAGAGACAGGGCAACAGACACATGGTCACTGATAAATGAAAATGAAATGTATGTTGTGGTCACAAACTCATTTACTGCAAGCGGGCAGGACGGCTACACCACATTTAAGACAGTTCAGGATCAAAGAGGTCTGGGTGTGGATACTTTCCTTGACTATGCAATGTCGTTTGTCAATTACGTGGAAATGGAGACTGCGGCAGGAAATGATATTATGAAGCTTCCCGCTTCCGAGCACCCTATAAAAAGCTATACTCCGGCAGTTGATTAG
- a CDS encoding ABC-F family ATP-binding cassette domain-containing protein, with translation MNLLSIEKLKKNYGDRTIFENVTFGLNEGDKAAIIGINGSGKSTLLKIIAGFEEADGGNVAINKTCIINYLSQLPDVVPHVSVIDYIFKSDTPTMRLIKRYEQLCNTDSPELHRVMAELDAKNAWGYEYSVKSVLGELGIHDYNMKMGELSGGMAKKVSLAQALIDEGNLLILDEPTNHLDVDTVEWLQNHMEATKKAVLLVTHDRYFLDSVCNVIFEIDEGGFTRYDGNYSSYLEKKAESEAHEQRRQDRLANIMRNELVWLRRSPKARTTKQKARIDRAAVIQDSIVRKTDRELELKTLGRRLGGKIVDLKDVSKAYGDKVLFRDFSYSFKKGEKLGIAGANGSGKSTFLRILTGEEQPDSGIVDIGINTFFGVFDQHSKELDPEMKVIQYIEETAKNIKLDNGLTLSASLMLERFLFPKDSHYRPIGKLSGGEKRRLHLVNELIKNPNFIILDEPTNDLDIQTLSVLEDFLEDFGGCAVVVSHDRYFMDRVCDTMFIFQGDGIFEHFPGSYSNWLESRTKVKDKTAEKKEAPKPAQEKKRKLTYAEKKEYEGIEAEISRLEGKLADMTAELEKGGSDYSRLAELQQKIDAAETELLEKMERWEYLNCLS, from the coding sequence ATGAATCTTTTATCAATTGAAAAACTTAAGAAGAACTATGGCGACAGGACAATATTTGAGAACGTAACCTTCGGGCTGAATGAAGGTGACAAAGCTGCCATAATAGGCATAAACGGCAGCGGAAAATCCACCCTGCTTAAGATTATCGCAGGGTTTGAGGAGGCTGACGGCGGGAATGTTGCCATAAATAAAACATGTATCATAAACTATTTATCTCAGTTACCTGATGTAGTGCCTCATGTCAGCGTGATAGACTACATCTTCAAGTCAGATACGCCGACGATGCGCCTTATTAAGCGGTACGAACAGCTCTGTAATACAGACAGCCCTGAGCTGCACAGGGTTATGGCTGAACTGGACGCAAAAAATGCGTGGGGATATGAATACAGCGTAAAATCTGTTCTCGGTGAGCTTGGAATCCACGACTACAATATGAAAATGGGCGAACTCTCCGGCGGAATGGCGAAGAAGGTCTCTCTTGCTCAGGCACTTATTGACGAGGGGAATCTGCTCATACTCGATGAACCCACCAACCACCTTGACGTCGATACGGTGGAATGGCTCCAGAACCATATGGAAGCCACCAAAAAAGCTGTTTTGCTTGTCACCCATGACAGATACTTCCTTGATAGTGTCTGCAATGTTATTTTTGAGATAGACGAAGGCGGATTCACAAGATACGACGGCAACTACTCATCCTACCTTGAGAAAAAAGCGGAATCCGAAGCCCACGAGCAGCGCAGGCAGGACAGGCTGGCAAATATTATGCGGAATGAGCTTGTATGGCTCCGCAGAAGCCCCAAGGCGCGTACGACCAAGCAGAAAGCAAGGATAGACCGTGCTGCGGTGATTCAGGACAGCATAGTACGCAAAACCGACCGTGAGCTTGAACTTAAGACCCTCGGACGGAGATTGGGCGGCAAAATTGTTGACCTGAAGGATGTCTCCAAGGCATATGGTGATAAGGTTCTGTTCCGTGATTTCAGCTACTCCTTCAAAAAAGGGGAAAAACTCGGCATCGCCGGCGCCAACGGCAGCGGAAAATCAACCTTCCTGCGCATTCTGACGGGTGAGGAACAGCCGGACAGCGGAATTGTCGATATAGGTATAAATACATTCTTCGGCGTGTTTGATCAGCACAGTAAAGAGCTGGACCCGGAGATGAAGGTTATTCAGTATATTGAGGAAACAGCAAAAAACATTAAGCTGGATAATGGGCTTACCTTGTCCGCGTCACTGATGCTTGAGCGCTTTCTTTTTCCGAAGGACAGCCACTACCGCCCTATCGGAAAGCTTTCCGGCGGGGAAAAGCGGAGGCTGCATCTTGTGAACGAGCTTATCAAAAACCCTAACTTTATCATTCTGGATGAACCGACGAACGACCTTGATATACAGACATTAAGCGTGCTTGAGGATTTTCTTGAAGACTTCGGCGGCTGCGCTGTCGTGGTTTCTCACGATAGATACTTCATGGACAGAGTCTGCGATACTATGTTTATTTTTCAGGGAGACGGCATTTTTGAGCACTTTCCCGGCAGTTATTCCAATTGGCTGGAATCCAGAACCAAAGTGAAAGATAAAACCGCAGAAAAGAAGGAAGCCCCCAAACCCGCACAGGAAAAGAAACGTAAGCTCACATACGCAGAAAAGAAGGAATATGAAGGCATTGAGGCGGAAATAAGCCGTCTGGAGGGCAAGCTTGCCGACATGACGGCGGAGCTTGAAAAAGGCGGAAGCGACTACTCCCGCCTTGCGGAGCTGCAACAGAAGATAGATGCCGCTGAAACCGAGCTCCTTGAAAAAATGGAAAGATGGGAGTATCTTAACTGCTTATCATAG
- a CDS encoding ABC-F family ATP-binding cassette domain-containing protein: MVNVENISKSYGGQVLLEDASFRLNKGERAGLVGRNGHGKTTIFRMMIGEETPDSGQVSFPKRYVIGHLKQHLDFTENTVIEEGCKGLREEDEGQIWKVEKILFGLGFTEDDMYRHPSEFSGGYQVRLDLAKVLVSEPNMLLLDEPTNYLDITSVRWLENFLRSWKGELMLITHDRSFMDAVVTHTVAIHRRKIRKIEGDTGKLYEQIATEEEIYEKTRQNEEQKRKEVEAFITRFKSKASLASRAQSRVKMLEKMGSRAKLEDIKDLDFGFRYKHYEGKTGLNAKGVTFGYDKNDPLIKDFSINITTGERVCIIGKNGKGKTTLLKLLAGEMKPDAGEIYYGPGIEKGFYEQTNIKTLDDRRTIEEELLHTAPDVDRQRARNISGIMMFEGDSALKKIGVLSGGEKSRVMLGKLLAKPLNFLMLDEPTNHLDMQSCDSLLEALDDFPGTLLLITHNEMFLHALADRLIVFKNNKISVFDGTYAEFLEKEGWDEEEETPKPKKKVTSQGKLTKKELRKKRSDLLSEKSRVVAPLEKRVQDTETAIETAEKRVADINSFLITASENGDTAKISSLSKELTEWESEIEKLFKQLETATEDFEFESAKYETLLKELGDDE; the protein is encoded by the coding sequence ATGGTAAACGTTGAAAACATAAGCAAAAGCTACGGGGGGCAGGTTCTCCTTGAGGATGCCTCATTCAGATTAAATAAAGGGGAGAGAGCAGGGCTGGTCGGCAGAAACGGACACGGCAAGACGACAATTTTCCGCATGATGATAGGTGAGGAAACGCCTGATTCCGGTCAGGTGAGCTTCCCGAAACGATATGTGATAGGGCATCTTAAGCAGCACCTTGATTTCACAGAAAACACAGTTATTGAGGAAGGCTGCAAAGGACTTCGGGAAGAAGATGAGGGGCAGATCTGGAAAGTGGAGAAGATCCTTTTCGGTCTCGGGTTTACAGAGGATGATATGTACCGTCATCCGTCCGAGTTTTCGGGTGGTTATCAGGTTCGTCTGGATCTGGCTAAGGTTCTTGTTTCCGAACCGAACATGCTCCTTCTCGATGAGCCGACAAACTATCTGGACATTACCTCTGTGCGCTGGCTGGAAAATTTCTTAAGAAGCTGGAAGGGCGAGCTGATGCTTATCACTCACGACAGAAGCTTTATGGACGCCGTGGTGACCCATACCGTTGCCATCCACCGCAGGAAGATCCGAAAAATAGAAGGGGATACGGGCAAGCTCTATGAGCAGATAGCGACCGAAGAAGAGATCTACGAGAAAACCCGCCAGAATGAGGAACAGAAGCGCAAAGAGGTTGAGGCGTTCATCACCCGTTTCAAATCCAAAGCGTCTCTGGCAAGCCGTGCCCAATCAAGGGTGAAGATGCTTGAGAAGATGGGTTCAAGGGCAAAGCTGGAGGATATAAAAGATCTGGACTTCGGCTTCCGTTACAAACACTACGAAGGTAAAACAGGGCTGAATGCCAAAGGGGTAACCTTCGGCTATGACAAAAACGATCCGCTGATTAAAGATTTCAGCATAAATATTACCACCGGCGAACGTGTCTGCATAATCGGTAAAAACGGCAAGGGCAAAACTACCCTGCTTAAGCTGCTTGCAGGAGAAATGAAACCGGACGCAGGTGAAATCTATTACGGTCCGGGAATAGAGAAAGGCTTTTACGAGCAGACAAATATAAAAACTCTGGACGACAGGCGCACAATTGAGGAGGAGCTCCTCCATACCGCACCGGATGTGGACAGGCAGAGAGCGCGCAACATCTCGGGAATAATGATGTTTGAAGGGGATTCGGCGCTTAAGAAGATAGGCGTTCTCTCCGGCGGTGAGAAAAGCAGGGTAATGCTGGGCAAACTCCTTGCGAAACCGCTGAACTTCCTCATGCTGGATGAGCCGACGAACCACCTTGATATGCAGTCCTGCGATTCACTCCTTGAGGCTCTGGATGATTTTCCGGGAACACTCCTTCTGATCACCCACAACGAGATGTTTCTCCATGCTCTGGCGGACAGGCTTATAGTCTTCAAAAACAATAAGATAAGCGTTTTTGACGGCACATATGCCGAATTTCTTGAGAAAGAAGGCTGGGACGAAGAGGAAGAAACTCCGAAGCCAAAAAAGAAAGTCACATCACAGGGTAAGCTGACAAAAAAAGAGTTGAGAAAAAAGCGCTCCGATCTGCTGAGCGAAAAGAGCAGGGTCGTTGCTCCGCTTGAGAAAAGGGTGCAGGATACAGAAACAGCCATAGAGACCGCCGAAAAAAGAGTTGCGGATATAAACAGCTTTCTGATAACCGCTTCCGAGAACGGCGACACCGCCAAAATAAGCTCACTCTCAAAGGAGCTTACCGAATGGGAATCGGAAATCGAAAAGCTCTTTAAGCAGCTTGAAACGGCTACAGAGGACTTCGAGTTTGAATCAGCGAAATACGAAACACTTTTGAAAGAACTTGGGGATGATGAATAA
- the mobB gene encoding molybdopterin-guanine dinucleotide biosynthesis protein B — protein sequence MIPVISFVGSSNSGKTTLVEQVIKILSDKGVRISLIKHDAHGFEIDHEGKDTWRHKKAGAVRVLISSPAKYAVISDGEADLGYMLYMAGDGDIDLIVIEGYKSSSLPKIEVFREANGKKPVCIGHESLLAVATDTPDSEQLRDAPMLLDINSPQEIVSFIEERILSEEKPTPFVSLVADGKKIDLNRFASFSLANTLKGYLKSLKGAEDAEVFEIKVDLKK from the coding sequence ATGATTCCGGTTATTTCATTTGTAGGAAGCAGTAACAGCGGAAAAACAACACTGGTTGAGCAGGTCATCAAAATCCTATCTGACAAAGGCGTGCGTATATCACTTATCAAGCACGACGCCCACGGATTTGAGATTGACCACGAAGGGAAGGACACGTGGCGGCACAAAAAAGCCGGAGCCGTGCGTGTTCTCATATCATCGCCCGCTAAATATGCCGTTATCTCCGACGGAGAGGCGGATCTGGGCTATATGCTTTATATGGCGGGTGACGGAGACATTGATCTCATAGTTATCGAAGGCTACAAATCCTCCTCACTGCCGAAGATCGAGGTTTTCAGGGAAGCCAACGGTAAGAAGCCTGTCTGTATAGGGCATGAGAGTCTGCTTGCCGTTGCCACGGACACACCGGACAGTGAGCAGCTCAGAGATGCGCCCATGCTGCTGGACATCAACAGTCCTCAGGAGATTGTGAGCTTCATAGAGGAGCGCATACTCAGTGAGGAGAAGCCGACGCCTTTTGTGAGTCTGGTTGCGGACGGCAAAAAGATTGACCTCAACCGTTTTGCTTCATTTTCTCTGGCAAATACTCTGAAAGGCTATCTGAAATCGCTGAAAGGTGCTGAGGACGCTGAGGTGTTTGAAATAAAAGTCGACCTGAAAAAATAG
- a CDS encoding nitroreductase family protein: MERIKELIQINRSYRRFDNSKKLDMGFLEDLIYSARMAQSAANLQPLRYITVTDEQKAEQVFSTLGWAGYLKDWDGPEPDEQPVSYIVVLTTKDSSYAQVDAGLAMQNICLTAIAAGVGSCILGNIKKERLAQILELEEDLSILYVVALGYPVENVRVISIREAPDHKYFRDEKGNHYVPKRCIDDLLIKEL, encoded by the coding sequence ATGGAAAGAATAAAAGAGCTTATACAAATCAACCGTTCTTACCGCAGATTTGACAATTCCAAAAAGCTTGATATGGGCTTTCTGGAAGATCTTATCTATTCAGCGCGCATGGCGCAGAGCGCCGCCAACCTTCAGCCGCTTCGCTATATCACAGTCACTGATGAGCAAAAGGCGGAGCAGGTGTTCTCCACCCTCGGCTGGGCGGGCTATTTGAAGGATTGGGACGGTCCCGAACCTGATGAGCAGCCGGTGTCGTATATAGTTGTCCTCACAACGAAGGATTCGTCCTACGCTCAGGTGGACGCCGGACTTGCCATGCAGAACATATGCCTCACGGCTATCGCCGCCGGCGTGGGCTCATGTATACTCGGCAACATCAAAAAGGAGCGTCTGGCGCAGATTCTGGAGCTTGAAGAGGATTTAAGCATACTTTATGTCGTCGCCCTCGGTTATCCGGTTGAGAATGTCAGAGTAATCAGCATCAGGGAAGCTCCTGACCATAAATATTTCAGGGATGAAAAAGGGAACCATTATGTTCCGAAAAGATGTATAGACGACCTGCTGATCAAGGAACTGTAA
- a CDS encoding GNAT family N-acetyltransferase, with translation MTDTITLRPAEKRDISGMIEVLSELLALENETVDEAAMRKGFEMLMSDPERCCIFIAEQDGEVVGMCQAQSLISVDEGAKVAYVENMVVRGSLRSSGVGAKLLTAVENCCRESGHIRIHLLVLEKNHKGIQFYSRNGWKKDTHVYMDKEL, from the coding sequence ATGACAGACACCATCACCCTCCGCCCTGCGGAAAAGAGAGATATAAGCGGTATGATAGAGGTTTTAAGCGAGCTTCTCGCCCTTGAAAACGAAACAGTGGACGAAGCCGCCATGAGAAAAGGGTTTGAAATGCTTATGAGTGATCCTGAGCGCTGCTGCATTTTCATTGCGGAGCAGGATGGGGAAGTTGTAGGTATGTGTCAGGCTCAGTCGCTTATTTCCGTGGATGAAGGTGCTAAGGTGGCTTATGTCGAAAACATGGTGGTCAGAGGCAGTCTGCGCAGCTCAGGAGTGGGGGCGAAGCTCCTCACTGCCGTTGAGAACTGCTGCCGTGAAAGCGGGCACATCCGCATTCATCTCCTTGTTCTGGAGAAAAACCATAAGGGCATACAGTTCTACTCCCGCAACGGCTGGAAGAAGGACACCCATGTGTATATGGATAAGGAACTCTGA
- a CDS encoding PhoH family protein: MPKAVKKSTKIKNFVIDTNVILYSPKALETFDDNNIYIPAIVLEELDSFKKGVDLNGYNAREFIRKIEDYRTGGDLLKGVKMESGATLFISFHDRESKESVPEEFSGRKNDNLILGIAKKLQSESKNETIIISKDVNLRVKANALGIKAEDYYHERMGSFTENKDDTLYVPDSYINTMYQESELPMPDYIYGINMEDFKPRINEYFVMKSEVDEKKGVLVKYFEDEGEVKGFKRVTEYENIFGISPANRKQKYLMEALLDPDIDVVFAIGIAGTGKTLLALCAGMYSVLNEGTYKKVLVTRSPIPMGRDLGYLPGNIAEKLDPWLKPIYDNLDFIIGNSNKELRDGKDGIYYKSQMNNITIDYLKASNILEIEALTYIRGRTLIDTYVVIDEAQNLSPHEMKTIITRAGHNAKIVFTGDLKQIDNPYLNEWDNGLINASEKFTQARFRHCTTVFLDKGERSRLATEAARVL, encoded by the coding sequence ATGCCTAAAGCGGTAAAAAAATCTACAAAGATCAAGAACTTCGTAATCGACACAAACGTAATTCTGTACTCCCCGAAAGCTCTGGAAACCTTCGATGACAACAACATTTATATCCCCGCAATTGTGCTTGAGGAACTGGACTCATTTAAAAAAGGCGTTGACCTCAACGGCTATAACGCCCGTGAGTTCATCCGCAAAATTGAGGACTACAGAACTGGCGGCGATCTCCTGAAAGGTGTGAAAATGGAGAGCGGGGCGACACTTTTCATCTCGTTCCATGACAGGGAATCAAAAGAGAGCGTCCCTGAGGAGTTTTCCGGCAGGAAAAATGATAACCTCATACTGGGCATAGCGAAAAAGCTCCAGAGCGAGTCGAAGAACGAAACTATAATAATCTCCAAAGACGTTAACCTGCGTGTTAAGGCGAATGCTCTCGGCATAAAAGCGGAGGACTACTACCACGAACGCATGGGCAGCTTCACGGAAAACAAAGACGACACGCTCTACGTGCCGGACTCATATATAAACACTATGTATCAGGAAAGCGAACTCCCCATGCCGGATTACATTTACGGCATCAATATGGAGGACTTCAAGCCCAGAATTAACGAATATTTCGTGATGAAAAGCGAAGTTGACGAGAAAAAGGGCGTTCTCGTGAAATACTTTGAGGATGAGGGTGAGGTCAAAGGCTTTAAAAGGGTGACAGAGTATGAAAACATCTTCGGTATATCACCCGCCAACAGGAAGCAGAAATACCTCATGGAAGCGCTTCTTGACCCTGACATTGACGTTGTTTTCGCCATCGGCATAGCCGGAACGGGCAAGACCCTCCTTGCCCTCTGCGCCGGCATGTACTCCGTTCTCAATGAGGGAACATACAAAAAAGTGCTTGTCACACGTTCTCCGATCCCCATGGGGCGTGATTTGGGCTATCTGCCGGGCAATATAGCGGAGAAGCTTGATCCTTGGCTCAAGCCGATTTACGACAACCTTGATTTCATCATAGGCAACAGCAACAAAGAGCTGAGAGACGGCAAGGACGGCATCTACTACAAAAGTCAGATGAACAATATCACTATCGACTACCTGAAGGCATCAAACATACTTGAAATCGAAGCGCTGACCTACATAAGAGGCAGGACATTGATCGACACATACGTCGTCATAGACGAGGCGCAGAACCTCAGCCCGCACGAGATGAAGACAATCATCACTAGGGCAGGGCACAATGCAAAAATTGTCTTCACCGGTGACCTTAAGCAGATTGATAACCCATACCTCAACGAGTGGGACAACGGACTCATAAACGCATCCGAGAAGTTCACTCAGGCTCGCTTCCGCCACTGCACAACAGTTTTCCTCGACAAAGGGGAACGAAGCAGACTCGCCACAGAAGCGGCAAGGGTGCTGTAA
- a CDS encoding gamma-glutamylcyclotransferase family protein, whose translation MKIFVYGTLMKGFAGHIEYLSGKEPEATGYIQARMYYLPVGYPVIILKQGYRVYGEIYDVNEETMEAIRIYEDIFEAEPMYEERILDVRTDNGVISAAVFSASKSCEKQVEAFGTHVPSGRWDEFIL comes from the coding sequence ATGAAAATTTTTGTTTACGGAACACTGATGAAAGGATTTGCGGGGCATATTGAATACCTGTCAGGAAAGGAGCCGGAAGCGACTGGATATATTCAGGCGAGGATGTACTATCTGCCCGTTGGTTATCCTGTTATCATCCTTAAGCAGGGCTATAGGGTTTACGGGGAAATATATGATGTTAATGAAGAAACTATGGAGGCAATCCGCATATACGAGGATATATTCGAGGCTGAGCCGATGTATGAGGAGCGGATTCTTGACGTGCGCACAGACAATGGGGTAATCAGCGCGGCTGTGTTTTCAGCATCAAAGAGCTGCGAAAAACAGGTCGAAGCCTTCGGAACACACGTCCCCTCCGGCAGATGGGATGAGTTTATTCTATAA
- the bioB gene encoding biotin synthase BioB, with product MIENLYTKCLRGHDIDDSDIELILNTPLEELLEYSYRLKKHFFADEISTCGIINAKSGLCSEDCIFCAQSAHHRTGTPVYPYIDIEEVRTHAARMAEAGVKRYAAVISGKSPNEHEFELLRQSVEIITSFGLDADISVGILTEKQLLTLKASGLKGYHHNLETSRSFFRNICTTHEYDEDVNAVKAAVKAGLYVCSGGIFGIGESWQHRVELARELKAIGVQSVPINFLNPITGTPLEGTKPLPQEEALRIVALFRFMLPEKHVRVCGGRTLIFPGEEKGKLLKSGISGLMVGDYLVVKGEGLQSDMDAINRHISAEKGL from the coding sequence ATGATTGAAAACCTGTACACCAAGTGCCTGAGAGGGCATGATATAGATGATTCCGACATTGAGCTGATTCTTAACACGCCTCTGGAAGAGCTTCTGGAGTATTCATACAGGCTGAAAAAGCATTTCTTCGCAGACGAGATAAGCACCTGCGGCATAATAAACGCCAAAAGCGGCTTATGCAGCGAGGACTGTATCTTCTGTGCGCAGTCTGCCCACCACAGAACAGGCACTCCTGTTTATCCTTATATAGATATTGAAGAGGTACGCACCCATGCCGCGCGCATGGCGGAAGCGGGTGTTAAACGCTATGCCGCTGTAATCAGCGGAAAATCCCCGAACGAGCATGAGTTTGAGCTTTTAAGACAGTCGGTTGAAATAATTACCTCCTTCGGTCTGGATGCTGATATATCTGTGGGCATACTCACTGAGAAACAGCTGCTGACTCTTAAAGCAAGCGGTCTGAAGGGCTATCATCACAATCTTGAGACATCCCGCAGCTTTTTCAGGAATATCTGTACCACCCATGAATACGACGAGGACGTAAACGCCGTTAAAGCCGCTGTGAAGGCGGGGCTTTATGTCTGTTCCGGCGGCATATTCGGCATAGGCGAAAGCTGGCAGCACAGAGTGGAGTTAGCTCGTGAGCTGAAAGCAATAGGCGTTCAGTCTGTGCCTATAAATTTCCTTAACCCTATCACAGGAACGCCCTTGGAAGGAACCAAGCCTCTTCCGCAGGAAGAAGCATTAAGGATCGTAGCTCTGTTCCGTTTCATGCTGCCTGAAAAGCATGTGCGGGTATGCGGAGGGCGAACGCTTATCTTCCCCGGAGAAGAGAAAGGAAAGCTCTTAAAATCAGGTATTTCAGGGCTTATGGTGGGCGATTATCTGGTTGTGAAGGGGGAAGGGCTTCAAAGTGATATGGACGCTATAAACCGCCACATCAGCGCTGAAAAGGGCTTATAG